In Acidisarcina polymorpha, the DNA window CTGTGGGGATGGCGATCGTAGCGACAGAAGCTAAGCACGTACCGGACGAGATCTTCATCGCCGCGGCGCGAGCAGTCGCCGATCAGGTCACGGAAGAGCAGCTGGATAAAGGAATGCTTTTTCCGCCACAAGCCAGTGTGCAAGCGACCTCGCACGTCACTGCGGTGAAGTCCGCGCAACGGATATTCGAGCTAGGATTGGCACGCATCCCAAAGCCAGACTCGGTTGACAAGCATGTGACGATGCTTGAGTACAAAGCTGAATACCCCTCCTAATCATACGGGAGCCGCTGGGCAACGCGTCCATAGGCTCCCTGTCCGGGTGCAAAGGCGCGATGGTTACCGACACAAAGCGGCAATCTGTCATTGCTGTATACGCATTCGCAGGCGGCTTTGCGGATGCCGCGAGTTTCCTCTTGTTCAGATCATTCGCAGGACATGTAACGGGAAATCTCGTGCTGATGACAATCTCAATGGCAAGCCGACGCTGGGCTGAAGCTCTTACACGGCTGGCGGCGATCGTCAGCTTCCTTGCCTGCACTTCAGCGGGATTCTACCTGGCGCAGTCACGGAGAAAGAGTCTGTGGCTCTTCTTGTGCCAGGCGGCGTTGCTTGTACCTGTCGCTTTGAGACCGGATGTTCTCGCAAATACGAAGACGCTGGGGCTGTTGAGTGTCTGCTGCGCACTCGGCCTTCAGAATGGTGTAGTTACTTCCGCTCTGGGGATCAGTGTGCATTCAACCTTCGTCTCGGGCGACTTCACCTCCCTTCTAAAGGGCGGTAATGAGAAATTCCGTTCTGGACAACTACATGATGCAGGCGACTATAAACAACGAGTTCTCTTGTGTGTAGTCGCTTGTTTCAGCCTGGGAGCTTTCTGTGCGGCAGTGGCTGCCATCGCGCAGCCACACTCGG includes these proteins:
- a CDS encoding DUF1275 family protein, with product MVTDTKRQSVIAVYAFAGGFADAASFLLFRSFAGHVTGNLVLMTISMASRRWAEALTRLAAIVSFLACTSAGFYLAQSRRKSLWLFLCQAALLVPVALRPDVLANTKTLGLLSVCCALGLQNGVVTSALGISVHSTFVSGDFTSLLKGGNEKFRSGQLHDAGDYKQRVLLCVVACFSLGAFCAAVAAIAQPHSVFFLLLVPLCLAAILDSSLHS